From the Lepus europaeus isolate LE1 chromosome 14, mLepTim1.pri, whole genome shotgun sequence genome, the window ctcctggcttcagatcctcccagctccagctgttgcagccatctggggagtgaaccagcggatggaagacctctctctctgtctctccctctctctgtaactctgatcggaaataaataagtcttttttaaaaatgttggatAATTATAGTCTTTGtggtatatacattttaaaatgtaagctgGTGGTACAAATGTGCTTTTGATGACCCTTAgtccatgtttttaattttaagccAATCAGTgcatttgttttgcattttctgGTATAAATAAAAGGTTGTTGGCTTACCCCTATTAATAACTTTTCAGAATTATGTAGATATGTTAAATTATGtaaataatgtttatatatatatatatattttttaaatacttgtttatttacttgagaggcagagttacagagaaagggagagacaaagaaagagaggtcttgcatccactggttcactctccaaatggccacgacggctggagctggaccgatctgaagccagaaaccaggagccaggagcttcctctaggtctcccaggcaggtacagggatccaagcacttggaccatcccctactgctttctcaggccatcagtaaggagctggatcggaagtggagaagccaacacccatatgggatgccagcatgataGGCAGATGTTTAACttattaagccacagcactaaccccttgtatatttcaaaatgaagaattAGCTACTCTAAACTGTGGTATTATTTAGTGTCCAGATTACTGTTGAGTTTGGCACATAAAtgggatatttttaaatatacctcattattattttttttttaattttttgacaggcagttagagagacagagttatagacagtgagagacagagagaaaggtcttccttccgttggttcactcccctaatggctgccacagccggcgctgcgcgccaatctgaagccaggagccaggtgcttcctcctggtctcccatgcgggtgcagggacccaagcacttgggccatcctccgctgccttcccgagccacagcagagagctggactggaagaggagcgaccgggacagaatccggcatcccagccgggactagaaccccgggtgcccacaccgcaggcagagaattagccaattgagccactgCATCGGCCCctcattatttttcaaagaaatttctaaGGGTCTGAATAgatcttaattaattttttttaaaagataatcacTCTAAAGAGTGCCCAAACAGTGAATAGCTGTTTAAGTTGTATTTACTTTGGAAGAAAAGTGCCTTATATATTCTCTTAAAGTTCTGTACAGCCAGAGATATTAATATGTACTTGACAAGTTAGACCACCATTCTGACACTAGACAGCAGATTAGCAAAGAGGATTTGAATAGTGGTTGTAATTTTTGCCCACAAGAGACAGTATTCTATCCTAAGTTCAATAGCATATATAACATTACTCTAGTGATGAATAAGATCTAAACCTATATTTTAGTagataaaattctatttattaatttgtagTCAAGTTTTACCTAATTTAAGTTTTCTTAACTTTCTTACATAGAGTAATTATCTGGTGTTCATGGCAGAACTCTTCTGGTGGTTTGAAGTTGTGAAGCCATCATTTGTGCAGCCTCGTGTTATTCATCCACAAGGAGGtaattaatcattttattttcaatgtagaaAATGGAAGTTTGTATTACTCTACTTGGTTAGTCTTTTAAAAGAGGAAAGCCTATTGTTTCAGATTTTAGTTGTTACCCTTGACAAATTCtgagtattttaatatttaaagccACTGAAATTCTCTGTGATAAATGGATAATTGTGATGGTTAAGGAGGTAAGAAAAAATGACAAGAATAACTCCATTTTTGAAGTCTTAAAGTGAGAAATTTCAGCTTTTAACTCTTGgcctattttcttctctttgtgttttttaCCCCTCTCCCTAGCTTGTTTCCCTACTAAATTcttagttttaaaattatattatccaCAATCTACTCAGACATTGGCTTGGCCAAACTTGAATTTGccaataaatcataaaatatttgtgtataaatTTTTAAACCTAGAAGATCTTGTGATTATTATAATATCATGATTATTGATTATAATAAGGATAAAACTAATAAGAAATAAAGAGACCCCCTAGTTATAAAGAGCAAAAAACTTCCTGAATTTTTTTCTACAGCAGAATCTCGCCTAGCAAAACAGACTCTCCACTGGCTTTTATTATAAAACCAGAGGTTTGTGTCTGTAGGGAAAAAGTGATCCTAAATTACAGCTTTAGTCCCACTAAAAACTTTCTCCAGCATATCTTTTGGGGCCAGTTCTTTCAGCTATTGATGCGCACCTCCACCCAACACAGAACAGGATCATTGTGCATTCCAGCTACTTAACAGCTTCCCTTGgctccaaatttcttttttctcctcgCTACCATTATTTTTACCCccaaaaaagcaataaaagaagagaagaagggTCAGAAAGGAGGGGAACATGTTAGCCTAGGGGAAGGCACATCATTCTTATGCGTATAGTGAGGTTGCTTCAGGCAAGAATCTGTGAAACATGACTATGAGTATTCACTCTGCACTAGTCTCTCAGCTTGCAGAAGATTTTGAAtattgggactggtgttgtggcatagtaggtaaagctgctgcctatagcactggcatcctatatctgCATTGttctgagcctcagctgctccacttctgatctagctccctgctaatattcctgggaaagcagcaaagatggcccaagtccttgggtccctgcacgcctgtgggagactcagaagaagctcttggctcctggctgctggctttggactggcccagctctggcctttgcagccatttgtggagtgaaccagccattggaagatctcattctctccctctctgtctcactgtaactctgcctttcaaataaataaataaatctttaaaaaagaaaagattttgaatatTGAGCCATTGTAAAACAAAGAATATCTTTAAAGAACTTGAGATCccaggtctggtgctgtggcgtagcaggtaaagctgccgcctgcagtgctgtcatcccgtatgggcaccagttcaagactttgctgctccacttcaatccagctctccgctaggcctgagaaagcagaagatggcccaagtgtttgggcccctgcacccacatgggagactcggaagaagttcctggctcctggctttgaatcggcccagctccagctgttgtagccatttgggaaatgaaccgtcagatagatgatctctctctctctttctctctgtaactttgccttttaaataaataaataaaagcttaaaaaaaaaaaaaaaagtagtagtagTTGAGATCCTTCCCTAAGGCTATTAAGTAAGGTCAAATACCTTACTGATTTTCATAACTAGTATTTATtagcacaattttttaaattaatggaaTTTTCACGTACATTCCTTCTGTTGCATTAGAACTCACAAAATCAGAAAGTAAATTTCCTCTTCCCCCAGGGTTAATTACAAAATGTAAACTTATACCAGTAGGTTTAAATTTTTTCCAATTAAATTATGTCTTTCTTTAATTGATTACTAAAATACCAGCCATTTcataaaaaaagcaaagatgaCCACATGTACCTGAAGTTCTGTGAAAGCTTtcacaaaattaaacattcagatttatttttaatcttaaacactgcatttattttatgttagGTCTTTTCCCTTCAATTAGACTTAACAAGGTTTAGTACTTAAggaagaatttaaagaaaatttgatcctttgaaaattatttaagaagAAAACTTTGTGCTAAAATTTCTTAATAATAAGAGTATTagaaattacattttaagtatttatggCCCCAAATTCTTTAAATGATGTTAGAAACCTGCTAAGCATGTAATTTTGAGGTTCTGTCTTTTATTCTAGCTGAACCTGTGACAGTTCCTGTCTTGAATGCTACCAAGAGAAACGTTTTGGATGGTTCATGTAGTTCTGACTTCACTTCAAGGTAGAGTCCACAGTGGCTTCATTTTCACTATTTCCGTTCTAAACACTCATGAAATCAAGTAACATCATATTGAACAAGTTTTTTAGTTGGATTTTGAACTGTTATAATTAGCTTATCCTATTAAAGTCTGTTTTAACTTTAATTGAAATATACACTGAAATGATTGAGTATTGCCCAGTACTATAATTGAGAATTATCTAATAAGTAATTCTTAGGCATCAGAGGGAAATTTATTAATTACATCTGgattgtaaaaattttttatgatttttttaaaaaaaatctctaaggcAGTTTTTCCCaccattttattttcaggttaCTAAAGCTATTGAGAAGTCACAATATTTATTACAATATTGGATCTTTATCTAGTGCTTTAGTTCTTAACATCAGAATTGAACTGAAAGCAAAGTAAAAATGTCCTGCCATTTATTATCAGGATAATCCTGACTTTTGCTTCAAGTTTGTGGTAGGGACATCAGTTTGTTTAGAAATGTTTTCAGCAGATCCTGTAATtagctattcatttatttattagaaccTAAAATTTATGTTGACTTTGGCTTCTTaacccatctgtttttttttttttttcagttaaaatgtatatattttgagGGTGTTTAGAAATTCAAGTAGAtccattaaaatacatttttaaaattgaactttTTATAAAGTACTTTATAAATTCTTGGTTCAATATTTAAACACATAAACTTAACtgaagctgtcacctgttgcTCACATTTAAGAAGTCACTTTCTCAAGTGCATGTTAATGTGAAGCCTAAGCCTTGGCAGAACTCTTAAATACTTTTACTTCCTATGTGAGGCTTCTTACTTGTATGAACTTTCTGATGTctgtaaaattatttcttatgAATTAAGAAAGCCTTGCATTATCCTCTGATTTTCTACTCTGACTTTTCTTACCTTCTGTTAAATTTCTCTGTTCCCTAACTGTCTCTGGGATTGAGTACAAAGAGGTTAAATTAAAGTCGTTCTGATCTAGGAGcttctgtgtatttcttttccCCATGGGAAGCATTTTTCACCGTACTGTTCCCTCAGTGCTTTCCTGAGTTGGTTGCATAGTAACCTTTCCTTCTTTGGAAATTATTCTTGAAAAACACTCAGTATCACTCCTACcctattaaattttttaattttgaagagcAGATGATTCCATAAGTACTGTTCTAGGAAGCTGAATGGACAAGTTCCCAATTTCTAACActggaaaatgttttcatttaggtCCCCTGGGAAGActcatctcttttctttctctccgaTATCTGAGTGGCTGCTTTTTCCTAGCAGATGTCTAACCCAGATAGATGTCTAAATTCTTTTCCCTGAAGAGTTATTGTGCAGCCGTCATTCTAGGCTCCTAGCCATCCTCTCACTTCTGTAAGTCTCCGTGTGGCCCATTGTAGTTCTCCAACACTGTGGAACTTTTGAGGAAGGACTCGAAAATTTCTGCTCTTCCCTGGGATAATATAGGCACATCTACAAATGCTATTgtaggagaaagaaaaatctaaggAAGAAGACAGGCAAAGCAAAAAGCATCCCACCAGCTAATCTGCACACCAACTCTTATTCAAGAGTTACATCAGATCAAAATCCTCTACACGTATGAAAGTACAATTAACCTTTACAACATTTTGGCCATTATTTGGGGAAGAAGAAAAGAGTGAGCACATTTTAATAACTAACCTGTTTCTATTCAGGATTACCTTCCAACACACCCGTAGATCTGAGGGAGAGTAGAAACTGCAGAAGTGATTTTAGAGGGAGGGATAATAGTTAACACACACATCAGGGGAGCAGTGTGAGGAATCTCTTACAGTCCTGACAAATGATGACAAATGAAACAAAGTGTGATGTGCAGTTAAGCTGCGAGAGAGGGGGTGTGGGGAATGTCCACTGATAAGCATTTGCTTTGGACAGAGCAAGTTCTTCAGGTATTGTTGCTTTTGGGAAAAGTCATTAATTAAACTTTCATCAAATAGTAAGAATATAGCATTGATATTCACCTTTGAATTCTTTGGTTGACTTGTCCATCTTCTCAATTCATATCAGCCAAGAAAAAATACGATTTGAGATAGCTACAGAAATCACTATGTCTGTTCCCCAATCTGTTTTCAACTAATTGTGAGTGAAGATGCTTAACTTCTTCACCTGAGTGCAAAGAGGGACCCGGCAGACTTAAAACTTACAAAGAGAAAAGTTAAGAACAGACAGCTTAATTCTGGACAGATGTCATTACAATTTGAGTAAACTATCTGATCCTCTACATTAACTGGAATGAGGTGGAATCAAATAAGAAGAAATGACAGGAAAGTTTGATGTCTTCAAAGGCACTGTGGTCCTCAAGGTACAGCTTAACTGAAGATGCAGAGACCTAGGTCTGTGAGCAGGGAAGCTGTCGGGACCTTTTACATGGGTTTATTAGACCAGTAGTTTTAGTTTAGATTTGACTCAGCTTTTTCAAATTGGTGAGTTTCACTTGGTGTCTTTtttgtttctccatttttctatttgtaaaataaaaataatatcccGTATCTTATCTCACAAGGACATTGAGGTGTATAAAGAAAGTACGTATGTAGATATAGATGTCATTGTAATTTCAGCTATTCTTTGGTTTAAACAATGTATTGCCTTATTTCCGTCATTTTAGAATATAGAATCAGAAGTGATAGTATTGTTTCTAATTTTAAccattctttataaaatatgaaacagCTAAAATATAGCATTTTACATTGCAGTGGGGAAGGAGCTACATATGCACAGTCTCATCATTTGCCTTCTAGATATTCACGTCCCCAAGCTCACTCTTCAGCCTCAggtaatatatctttaaaagccTAGGAAAATACGAGTTTAAAGTAGCTTActgagaataaatattttaaaaaatgcattcttttttctgAAAAGTAGCTAAAATATATGCATTCAGGGATtggtctgtgtctgtgtttgcttATCAATAAAATGATCTCTGATTCTCCATATGTGCCTACTAATTTCTAACATGCTATTAAGAAATTCTCAGATATGTGAAATCAGTTAATTTCTGTCATTTTAAATTCTTACACAAgttcaatgactttttttttgcatttgaaggAGGAATTAGAAGATCTTCATCTATGTCCTATGTTGATGGCTTCATAGGGACATGGCCCAAAGAGAAAAGGTAAACAACAGAGCTATTTATTGTGTATATCCATTTTCAAGAAATGCTATTTTTATCTGTGTCTTTTTTGTTGCTAATCAAATTTCTAAATGTAGACTTACTTAGTACCTAAATTTGAAAATGGCAACTAAGGCAGATGATAGAAAGGTCAAAAGGACTAAATTTAAAAGAATGCTAAGTATCTCTAGCTTATTTTGAGGACAGTACGATTATGAGAAATGAGGAAAGacaggaaatgcaaataatattaaaaggaaatattcagatttttaattatattttaaaaatcatttcttttctgggattatttaagtattttttctttttttttaggtcGTCAGTACACGGTGTTTCATTTGATATTTCTTTTGATAAAGAAGATAGTGTACGGAGACCGACTCCCACCCGAGGAATCACTCGATCTATTAGTAATGAAGGACTTACTCTGAATAACAGTCGCACGTCTAAACTCATTAGGAAGAACCTGTCCTTCAAGCCAGTAAAtggagaggaggaagcagagagcatTGAAGAAGAATTTAATGTGCAGTCTCACAGTGAGCTCAGGTCTTATGTGCCCCTTAATTCAAATGAACTAAATTCTAATGAGAACATTCATTACAGGCTTCCAAATGGAGCTTTGCAAAATAGAATACTTCTAGATGAGTTTGGCAATCAGATTGAGACACCAAGCATTGAAGAAGCATTACAGATAATTCATGATACCGAAAAATCTCCCCGTACCCCTCAGCCAGACCAAATTGCTAATGGCTTCTTCCTTCATAGCCAGGAAATGAGTATCCTAAATTCAAATATCAAGCTAAATCAATCTAGTCCTGATAATGTAACTGATACAAAAGGTGCCTTGAGTCCCATAACTGACAATACTGAAGTAGACACTGGAATTCATGTACCTTCAGAAGATATTCCTGAAACTATGGATGAAGATTCTTCTTTGAGAGATTACACTGTAAGCTTAGACTCTGACATGGATGATGCATCTAAATTTCTTCAGGATTATGACCTACGAACCAGCAACCCCAGAGAAGCTTTGAGTCCTTGCCCAAGCACTGTAAGTACCAAGTCTCAACCAGGTAGCAGTGCTTCTTCTAGTTCTGGAGTGAAGATGACCAGCTTTGCagaacagaaattcaagaaattgaACCATGCTGATGGAAAAAGTAGTGGAAGCAGTTCTCAAAAAACTACACCAGAGGGCTCTGAACTTAACATTCCTCACGTAGTTGCTTGGGCACAAATTCCAGAAGAAACAGGCCTTCCACAAGGACGGGACACTACCCAGTTGTTGGCTTCTGAAATGGTACATCTTAGGATGAAACTAGAAGAAAAGAGACGTGCTATAGAAgcccagaaaaagaaaatggaagctgCTTTCACTAAACAGAGGCAGAAAATGGGAAGGACAGCGTTCCTTACTGTGGTGAAAAAGAAGGGGGATGGCATTGCCCCTCTTCGTGAGGAAGCAGCTGGTGCAGAAGACGAGAAGGTGTATACTGACCGAGCCAAAGAGAAGGAGCCACAGAAACCGAACGAACAAAGGAGCAAGTCTCTGGCAGATATAAAAGAAAGCATGGAGAACCCTCAAGCAAAATGGCTGAAGTCTCCAACCACACCTGtggaccctgagaagcagtggaacCTGGCAAGCCCCTCAGAAGAAACTTTAAATGAAGGAGAACTTTTAGAATATACAAAATCCATTGAAAAGTTAAATTCATCCCTGCATTTTCTACAACAAGAAATGCAACGCTTGTCACTTCAGCAGGAAATGTTGATGCAGATGAGAGAGCAGCAATCCTGGGTAATTTCACCTCCTCAGCCCTCTCCACAGAAACAGATTCGAGATTTTAAACCTTCTCGGCAGGCGGGCCTGTCATCAGCCATGGCACCATTCTCCTCAGACTCCCCTCGTCCTACTCATCCATCACCACAGTCTTCTAACAGGAAGAGCACctctttttctgttaaaaatcAAAGGACTCCTAggccaaatgaattaaaaataacacCATTGAATCGCACCCTGACACCCCCGCGATCTGTGGATAGTCTGCCTCGATTAAGGAGGTTTTCACCCAGTCAAGTTCCTATTCAGACTAGGTCATTTGTATGTTTTGGGGATGATGGAGAACCTCAGCTAAAGGAATCCAAACCTAAGGAGGAACTTAAGAAGGAGGAATTGGAATGCAAAGGGACTTCAGACCACCATGAACATAACCCAGAAGGAAAGGAGATCAAGCCTTTGGAGTCTACGGTGTCTGAAGTCCTGTCACAGCCTGTCACAGAGACTGTATGTCTGACACCAAATGAGGACCAGTTGAATCAACCCATAGAACCACCTCCTAAACCCATTTTCCCACCTACTGCTCCAAAGAATGTTAATTTGATTGAAGTTTCCCTCTCAGATTTGAAACCCCCTGAAAAGGCTGATGTGTCTGTTGAAAAATATGATGGAGAAAGTGATAAAGAACAATTTGATGATGACCAGAAAGTATGCTGTGGATTCTTTTTTAAGGTATTATTATTTGGCTTAGTTTGGGACACCTTCATCAgatggggtgtgtatgtgtgtgtgttagtcgATGTGCTGCTTTTAGTAGCACTCCTTTTTGTTGTAAGTCTGCCATTAATCCTGAAATATATTTTAGTAGCCCCCTTGGTGGAGTATAGTAATGTTCAAGTACACTGTGACTTTTAGAACAGTCTTCCAGTGTAGACTcaaagctgtaaaaaaaattttttatcacaTGTTTAGATATGTTCTCTGTTCCTCACTTTCATACAAAAGCCTTTTATTTGAAACTAACAACAGTAACTGACAGGAGTCATTAAGACAATGAACCACTTCATCTAGTTACTTTCCTGAAATATGAAGCATTTGGAAGCCCTTTGAGGCCTGCTTGCTCCCGGAGGCATATAGATCTTGAACTAGCTCTCAGGTTGAAAGAATTTTAGGAGTATGATTGTACTCAATCTTCTCTTTAAAGGAAGAATTGTCAGCATATTTTAGAACCTATCAAGTAGGTTTAAAGTAGCATTAAAATTTAAAGCATAGCATGCAGTAGCATAAAGCAGTAGCACTTATGTGATGTGATATTGGTTGACTAATTTGGGTGTTTTTATCCTGCATTATCTTTGAGTGTATGTTTTAAATCAAATTAAGAGCAATTTTTTTAGAATGAAGGAAAACACCCTGCTATAAATTGTCtattagggaaaagaaaaaactttggTTCTTTTTATGGTTATTAActgtcctttgtttcttttttttttttttttttttttgacaggcagttagacagacagaaaggtcttccttccattggttcacttccccaaatggctgctatggccggcgcactgcgccgatccaaagccagaagccaggtgcttcctcctggtctcccatgtgggcgcagggcccaagcacttgggccatcctccactgccttcccaggccacagcagagagctggactggaagaggagcagctgtccTTTGTTTCTTAATAGAATTGTTACCACTTTAATTTAGTTCTTCTTTCATAATTTCTGGGACATGTCCACATGGAGTTGTAATAGTTCAGAGTAATGGCAAAGTGTGACTACAGCCATTGAAAAAGAGAATATTGGTGACTAAAttattccatctttttcaataaaattcattctTAGGATGatcaaaaagcagaaaatgatatGGCAATGAAACGGGCAGCTTTGTTGGAGAAACGATtaagaagggagaaggaaactCAGCTCCGGAAACAGCAGCTAGAAGCAGAAATGGAGCATAAGAAAGAGGAAACAAGGTAAAGGAAATTGCTGTGCTAGTTTTAAATCTGAGCACTAATAGTACATAGGCAAAAAATGTGGTAAATATGGGCTCGAGGatgcaggtttttgtttttgtttttgtttttaagatttatttatttgaaagagttacaggccggcgccgcggcttaacaagctaatcctccgccttgcggcgccggcacaccgggttctagtcccggtcagggcgccggattctatcccggttgcccctcttccaggccagctctctgctatggcccgggaaggcagtggaggatggcccaagtccttgggccctgcacccgcatgggagaccaggagaagcacctggctcctggcttcagatcagtgagatgcgcagtccgcagcagccattggagtgtgaaccaacggcaaaaatgaagacctgtctctctgtctctctctctcactatccactctgcctgtcaaaaaaaaaaaagagttacagagagagaaatcttccatctgctggttcactccccaattggttgcaatggccggagctgtatagatcctaagccaggagccaggaacttcttcccggtctcccgcatgagggtgggggcccaaggacttgggggccatcttccactgctttcccaggccacagcagagagctgcattggaagtggagcagccaggacacaaaccagtgcccatatgggatgctggcactacaggcggtggctttacctgctatgccacagtgccagcccctacagtttcttattaattttttattaatggaTTTTTTCAGAGATGTCTACAGTATACATAGACAGCTGGATCAATACTGCCTTTGGTGCTTTTTAGAAGTTAATTTGTTTTCCCAAAATATTAcctgattttacattttttatctttAAGTTTGAGGCATAGCAAAGTTAAGTTCTCCAgaaacattcatttaaaataatttcagcaGTAGGTACatacatgtgtgtttgtatgtgtgtatatgatgTAGGTTATCTAAAGtacattttaaatgcataattTTCCCCCAATATACTGAAATAGCTATTTCTTCCTTCTCATATCAAATATATAAACCTCTCCAGTGTTGGTTGTCTTTAGTTTGCAGGATAAGAATTTAACCATATTCAATTTATTAGGCGTAAAACCGAGGAAGAACGTCAGAAGAAAGAAGATGAGAGAGCACGCAGAGAATTTATTAGGCAAGAGTATATGAGGAGAAAACAACTGAAACTAATGGAAGATATGGATACAGTAATTAAACCTCGTCCTCAagtgacaaaacaaaaaaaacagcggCCAAAATCTATTCACAGAGATCATATTGAATCCCCCAAAACACCAGTAAAAGGTCCTCCAGGTAATACCCACGTGTGGTGAGGAGTCTGTTCATAAAGAAACACCAGCTTGGTTTGTGCACTAACTTGATTGTGCTTCGATACACTAAATTGGAGACACAATTTGAAATTATGCATGCTGCTTATTTGGAaaaccaaaatgaacaaatggagtTTTGGGTGAATTAAGTTTATTATGTGTGCCTGCATATATTCAGTAAAACAAACATGAATGCTAAAAACCCAATTTAAATACTAACCTGTTAGAGAACTCTGCCCTCCGATATACTCTCCCAATTAACTATCCTTTACATACTTGTAAATTTAAGGATAAATGCTATGTGCATGAAATGCACAAGAAACCTATCTGTATAAGGAACATAAGATCAAAGATTTCACAAGCTTGCTCTTTAAGATACAAATGttgggggaggtggagaggggaCATTGGATTCAGCAGTTAACATACCACTTTGgtcgtctgcatcccatatcggaagaGTGTAGGTTCAAGGCCTggatccatttctgattccagctccctgctaacataccagGGAAAGCTCCCCTGCCACTCaaggaagatccag encodes:
- the CAMSAP2 gene encoding calmodulin-regulated spectrin-associated protein 2 isoform X3, which codes for MGDAADPRELKKTFIVPAIKPFDHYDFSRAKIACNLAWLVAKAFGTENVPEELQEPFYTDQYDQEHIKPPVVNLLLSAELYCRAGSLILKSDAAKPLLGHDAVMQALAQKGLYVTDQEKLVTERDLHKKPIQMEKSRTIGGGKKVRDPSQLQSAHLAMIDTLMMAYTVEMVSIEKVIACAQQYSTFFQATDLPYDIEDAVMYWINKVNEHLKDIMEQEQKLKEHHTVEAPGGQKARYRKEQTLLKQLPCIPLVENLLKDGTDGCALAALIHFYCPSVVRLEDICLKETMSLADSLYNLQLIQEFCQEYLNQCCHFTLEDMLYAASSIKSNYLVFMAELFWWFEVVKPSFVQPRVIHPQGAEPVTVPVLNATKRNVLDGSCSSDFTSSGEGATYAQSHHLPSRYSRPQAHSSASGGIRRSSSMSYVDGFIGTWPKEKRSSVHGVSFDISFDKEDSVRRPTPTRGITRSISNEGLTLNNSRTSKLIRKNLSFKPVNGEEEAESIEEEFNVQSHSELRSYVPLNSNELNSNENIHYRLPNGALQNRILLDEFGNQIETPSIEEALQIIHDTEKSPRTPQPDQIANGFFLHSQEMSILNSNIKLNQSSPDNVTDTKGALSPITDNTEVDTGIHVPSEDIPETMDEDSSLRDYTVSLDSDMDDASKFLQDYDLRTSNPREALSPCPSTVSTKSQPGSSASSSSGVKMTSFAEQKFKKLNHADGKSSGSSSQKTTPEGSELNIPHVVAWAQIPEETGLPQGRDTTQLLASEMVHLRMKLEEKRRAIEAQKKKMEAAFTKQRQKMGRTAFLTVVKKKGDGIAPLREEAAGAEDEKVYTDRAKEKEPQKPNEQRSKSLADIKESMENPQAKWLKSPTTPVDPEKQWNLASPSEETLNEGELLEYTKSIEKLNSSLHFLQQEMQRLSLQQEMLMQMREQQSWVISPPQPSPQKQIRDFKPSRQAGLSSAMAPFSSDSPRPTHPSPQSSNRKSTSFSVKNQRTPRPNELKITPLNRTLTPPRSVDSLPRLRRFSPSQVPIQTRSFVCFGDDGEPQLKESKPKEELKKEELECKGTSDHHEHNPEGKEIKPLESTVSEVLSQPVTETVCLTPNEDQLNQPIEPPPKPIFPPTAPKNVNLIEVSLSDLKPPEKADVSVEKYDGESDKEQFDDDQKVCCGFFFKDDQKAENDMAMKRAALLEKRLRREKETQLRKQQLEAEMEHKKEETRRKTEEERQKKEDERARREFIRQEYMRRKQLKLMEDMDTVIKPRPQVTKQKKQRPKSIHRDHIESPKTPVKGPPGSRIYRVFSVSSLSLASLNTGDNESVHSGKRTPRSESVEGFLSPSRCGSRNGEKDWENASTTSSVASGTEYTGPKLYKEPSAKSNKHIIQNALAHCCLAGKVNEGQKKKILEEMEKSDANNFLILFRDSGCQFRSLYTYCPETEEINKLTGIGPKSITKKMIEGLYKYNSDRKQFSHIPAKTLSASVDAITIHSHLWQTKRPVTPKKLLPTKA